Proteins from one Porites lutea chromosome 3, jaPorLute2.1, whole genome shotgun sequence genomic window:
- the LOC140931012 gene encoding uncharacterized protein — translation MDTEDLARLRTQSARVMFPRTWWQRSSLTKSMDTEDLARLRTQSARVMFPRTWWQRSSLTESMDTEDLARLRTQSARVMFPRTWWQRSSLTESMDTEDLARLRTQSARVMFPRTWWQRSSLTESMDTEDLARLRTQSARVMFARTWWQRSSLTESMDTEDLARLRTLSSFNFSRKKEGLAVRSTINSSGTQTTCKRPKKQEKETYSSH, via the exons ATGGACACAGAGGACCTGGCTCGATTAAGAACCCAGTCTGCGAGGGTTATGTTCCCAAGAACCTGGTGGCAAAGATCCTCGCTCACGAAGAGCATGGACACAGAGGACCTGGCTCGATTAAGAACCCAGTCTGCAAGGGTTATGTTCCCAAGAACCTGGTGGCAAAGATCCTCGCTCACGGAGAGCATGGACACAGAGGACCTGGCTCGATTAAGAACCCAGTCTGCAAGGGTTATGTTCCCAAGAACCTGGTGGCAAAGATCCTCGCTCACGGAGAGCATGGACACAGAGGACCTGGCTCGATTAAGAACCCAGTCTGCAAGGGTTATGTTCCCAAGAACCTGGTGGCAAAGATCCTCGCTCACGGAGAGCATGGACACAGAGGACCTGGCTCGATTAAGAACCCAGTCTGCAAGGGTTATGTTCGCAAGAACCTGGTGGCAAAGATCCTCGCTCACGGAGAGCATGGACACAGAGGACCTGGCTCGATTAAGAACACTAAG CAGTTTCAATTTCTCAAGGAAGAAGGAGGGGCTGGCAGTTAGGTCAACAATTAACTCCTCAGGTACTCAGACTACCTGTAAAAGAcccaaaaaacaagaaaaggagACGTATAGTAGTCACTAG
- the LOC140929962 gene encoding uncharacterized protein, producing MSLRQLFELERGPIENVIRWLQGRALLANPLHCGQCNEDMELRPRGDEHIDGFRWHCRRCKKRRSLRSNSFFEEFPRISLAKLLLCIYFFVEDDSQKSASRKVGLTKNKTSQIYRRLEDVCTVDLEYNPITPFGGPGIVVKCDESKLNHKAKNNRGRRAERDVWVFGLVTTEYTPCRGYFKVVKRRDAATLHPIIERCIRPGTEMHTDDWGAYRNLDRRLNNVATHRVVNHSRYFVDPRTGVHTQEAESCWATLKLKQVMKRGIRRKDMQSYLDDRMWRQWRGGPRQHIMRNFLHVLAGQFDDFTVF from the exons atgagCCTTCGTCAACTTTTCGAGTTAGAGAGGGGTCCCATAGAGAATGTGATTAGATGGCTTCAAGGCAGAGCTCTTTTAGCCAATCCTCTCCATTGCGGACAGTGCAACGAAGACATGGAGCTTAGACCGAGAGGCGATGAACACATAGATGGCTTTCGTTG GCATTGCCGGAGGTGCAAAAAGAGGCGAAGCCTCAGAAGCAACAGCTTCTTCGAGGAGTTTCCGCGAATTTCTTTGGCGAAGCTGCTTCTATGCATATATTTTTTCGTCGAGGACGACTCACAAAAGTCTGCATCCAGGAAGGTTGGactgacaaaaaacaaaacatcccaGATCTACCGAAGACTGGAGGACGTGTGTACTGTTGATCTGGAGTATAATCCAATAACGCCATTCGGAGGACCCGGGATAGTTGTGAAGTGCGACGAAAGCAAATTAAACCACAAGGCTAAA aaCAACCGCGGAAGAAGAGCAGAGCGGGACGTTTGGGTCTTCGGTCTTGTGACAACTGAATACACTCCTTGTAGAGGGTATTTCAAAGTTGTCAAACGTAGAGATGCTGCAACTCTGCACCCTATAATAGAAAGGTGTATTCGTCCGGGCACTGAAATGCACACAGATGACTGGGGTGCGTACAGGAACCTGGACCGAAGGctcaacaatgttgcaacacaTAGAGTTGTAAACCACTCGCGATATTTCGTCGATCCCCGCACCGGCGTTCACACGCAGGAAGCTGAATCGTGTTGGGCAACCCTAAAATTAAAGCAAGTCATGAAGAGAGGAATTAGAAGAAAGGACATGCAGTCCTATCTTGACGACAGGATGTGGCGGCAGTGGAGGGGTGGACCACGCCAACATATTATGAGGAACTTTTTGCATGTATTAGCGGGACAGTTTGATGACTTCACTGTGTTTTAA